Proteins found in one Alphaproteobacteria bacterium genomic segment:
- the terL gene encoding phage terminase large subunit: protein MPVDLLSRRALDETARYDFATFVQRVFQTVSPKDAYLFNWHIDLVADALTRCAAGDCNRLIITMPPRYLKSIITSVAFPAWLLGHNPALRFICASYSIDLAAKHARDCRSVMESGWYKRVFPGARLSQKRSAELDFTTTRQGYRYTTSVNGTLTGRGANVIIIDDPLKADDAQSEAQRSAVNQWFSGTVYSRLDDKANDVIIVVTQRLHMNDLVGHLLESDEDWEHISLPAIAEVDENFVLSDGRTLGRYAGEVLHEDRESRDTLDRIRRSLGSYNFSAQYQQNPLPIEGNMIRWAWFRSYDQAPERVAGDVVIQSWDTASKASEFNDWSVCTTWLLRDGKHYLLHVWRGRVEYPYLLKKISELKATFTADTVFIEDKGSGTQLIQDLRNSNTMRVIAINPQADKVTRMAGQSLKIENGDVYLPKDAPWLDTFRTEVLQFPDGRFDDQVDSLSQYLGNVVKAQPVDMSGSYVLRESVMGRYYDPHWRDEMEFFLHRDPVRDVY, encoded by the coding sequence GTGCCCGTCGATCTCCTTAGCCGCCGCGCCCTGGACGAGACCGCCCGCTATGACTTCGCGACCTTCGTCCAGCGTGTGTTCCAGACGGTATCGCCGAAAGACGCCTATCTGTTCAACTGGCACATCGACCTTGTCGCGGACGCACTGACGCGCTGCGCGGCAGGTGACTGCAATCGCCTGATCATTACGATGCCGCCCCGATATCTGAAGTCGATTATCACTTCAGTGGCGTTTCCGGCCTGGCTTCTTGGACACAATCCCGCTTTGCGCTTTATCTGCGCTTCGTACTCGATCGATCTGGCGGCAAAGCATGCCCGTGATTGCCGCTCTGTCATGGAGTCTGGCTGGTACAAACGCGTCTTCCCTGGCGCCCGCCTGTCGCAAAAGCGCTCTGCCGAGCTGGACTTCACCACCACCCGCCAGGGATACCGCTACACCACGTCGGTCAACGGCACGCTGACGGGCCGCGGTGCGAACGTCATCATCATCGACGACCCCCTGAAGGCCGACGACGCCCAGTCCGAAGCGCAGAGGTCGGCCGTCAACCAGTGGTTCTCAGGGACCGTCTATTCCCGCCTCGACGACAAGGCCAATGATGTCATCATCGTCGTCACCCAGCGTCTGCACATGAACGACCTCGTCGGCCACCTCCTCGAGTCCGACGAGGACTGGGAGCACATCTCCCTGCCGGCCATTGCCGAAGTTGACGAGAACTTTGTCCTGAGTGACGGCAGAACGCTTGGCCGATACGCGGGAGAGGTCCTCCATGAGGACCGGGAATCGCGTGACACCCTGGACCGGATACGACGGAGCCTGGGGAGCTACAACTTCTCTGCCCAGTACCAGCAGAACCCGCTACCCATCGAAGGCAATATGATCCGCTGGGCGTGGTTCAGGTCCTACGACCAGGCACCGGAGCGCGTGGCTGGCGACGTGGTCATTCAAAGCTGGGATACGGCGTCCAAGGCGTCGGAGTTCAACGACTGGTCGGTCTGTACCACCTGGCTGCTGCGAGACGGAAAGCACTACCTGCTTCATGTCTGGCGCGGTCGGGTCGAATATCCCTATCTCCTCAAGAAGATCAGCGAGCTGAAGGCCACGTTCACGGCAGACACCGTATTCATTGAAGACAAGGGTTCGGGCACGCAGCTGATTCAGGATCTGCGCAACAGTAACACCATGCGGGTCATCGCGATCAACCCCCAGGCGGACAAGGTGACCCGCATGGCAGGCCAGTCGCTGAAGATCGAAAACGGCGACGTGTATCTGCCGAAGGATGCGCCCTGGCTGGACACCTTCCGGACTGAAGTCCTGCAGTTCCCCGACGGGCGCTTTGACGATCAGGTCGACAGCCTGTCGCAGTATCTCGGGAACGTCGTGAAAGCCCAACCGGTTGATATGTCCGGCTCGTACGTCCTGCGGGAGTCCGTCATGGGGCGCTATTACGACCCGCACTGGCGGGATGAAATGGAATTCTTTCTACACCGTGATCCCGTGCGAGACGTGTACTGA
- a CDS encoding DUF5681 domain-containing protein, which yields MATSDDYEVGYGKPPKHTRFRKGRSGNPAGRPKRSRNLRTDLEEELNAQITVREGGREKRIRKQQALVKRHVNKAVEGDLRALHGVLDLIGRVTGYGEPEVEQEHLSAEEQALIDSLRTRFADLMAGNNRRSKRKESFHDKPHHDKPKPKAPKAKTRKARSGIRRARRSP from the coding sequence ATGGCGACTAGCGACGATTATGAGGTGGGCTACGGCAAGCCGCCGAAACACACCCGGTTCCGCAAGGGCCGTTCCGGCAACCCGGCCGGCCGGCCGAAGCGGAGCCGCAACCTGCGCACTGACCTGGAAGAAGAGCTGAATGCCCAGATCACGGTACGTGAAGGCGGCAGGGAGAAGCGTATCCGCAAGCAGCAGGCCCTCGTCAAACGTCATGTGAACAAGGCGGTGGAAGGCGACCTGCGCGCCCTGCACGGCGTCCTCGACCTCATCGGCCGGGTCACGGGCTATGGCGAGCCGGAGGTCGAGCAGGAACACTTGTCTGCCGAAGAGCAGGCGCTCATCGACAGTCTCAGAACAAGGTTCGCCGATCTGATGGCGGGGAACAATCGTCGATCAAAGAGGAAGGAATCATTCCATGACAAACCGCACCATGACAAACCGAAGCCCAAGGCGCCGAAAGCAAAGACCCGGAAGGCAAGGTCAGGCATCCGCCGTGCCCGTCGATCTCCTTAG
- a CDS encoding DUF3489 domain-containing protein translates to MSKLTDTQRVILAHAARRDDGAVLPMPASLSLNPGAAKTVLQSLLKKGLVEEHPATPGTEAWREEDNGKRLTLAITNAGLDAIGVTPGDTAEAANPTTQSKPKKPRKKTTKLSATTGMRTGTKQALLIDLLKRKAGATISDAVKATGWQPHSIRGAISGSLKKKLGLAVISERIEGRGRVYRIAGRN, encoded by the coding sequence ATGTCCAAACTCACCGATACCCAGCGGGTCATCCTGGCCCATGCCGCCAGGCGCGATGATGGCGCCGTCCTGCCTATGCCCGCCTCACTTTCCCTCAATCCCGGAGCGGCCAAGACCGTCCTGCAGAGCCTGCTGAAGAAGGGGCTGGTCGAAGAGCACCCGGCCACTCCCGGTACAGAGGCCTGGCGCGAAGAGGACAACGGCAAGCGCCTTACACTTGCCATCACCAATGCGGGACTTGACGCGATCGGCGTGACGCCGGGCGATACGGCCGAAGCAGCCAATCCCACGACCCAATCGAAGCCGAAGAAGCCGCGCAAGAAGACCACCAAACTGTCAGCAACCACCGGTATGCGTACCGGCACCAAGCAGGCCTTGCTGATCGACCTGCTAAAGCGCAAGGCCGGCGCTACAATCTCCGACGCGGTCAAAGCCACCGGCTGGCAGCCGCACTCAATTCGCGGCGCCATCAGCGGAAGCCTCAAGAAGAAGCTGGGCCTGGCAG
- a CDS encoding DNA methyltransferase codes for MLNRQNHQVQMVSVDLLKANPGNPRTHSPSQIKKLARSLEKFGFGAPLIMDDANMILAGHGRLAAAKLLGLSEIPVICIEHLSPAEKRAYVLADNRIAAEAGWDERLLALEFESLVETDFDLSLTGFEIAEIDRLLLDGDEPEPDVDSLPAGEPGARIVTYVGDLWRLGKHRLLCGNALQAKDYARLMDGDLADACFTDPPYNVPVQGHVSGLGKARHREFAMASGELSEAEFTNFLAATLGLIKQRCRRGAVLYVCMDWRHQYPLVAAARQTELVPVNLCVWVKSNGGMGSFYRSRHELVFVYRNGADPHTNTIQLGKHGRYRTNVWEYAGANTFRAGRANDLAMHPTVKPTALVSDAIRDCTRPNDLVLDPFAGSGTTVIAAEITGRRCAAMELDPAYVDTIIRRWEAQSGQEARLVTTNQTFAEVRDRRQSEHTLEASHGD; via the coding sequence ATGCTCAACCGCCAAAATCACCAAGTCCAAATGGTTTCTGTGGATCTGCTGAAAGCGAATCCCGGGAACCCGCGAACCCATAGCCCGAGCCAGATCAAGAAACTGGCCCGAAGCCTGGAGAAATTCGGCTTCGGGGCCCCACTGATCATGGACGATGCCAATATGATCCTGGCGGGCCACGGTCGCCTGGCGGCCGCAAAACTGCTCGGCCTGAGCGAAATACCGGTGATCTGCATAGAGCACCTGAGCCCGGCCGAGAAGCGGGCCTATGTGCTTGCAGACAACCGCATAGCGGCGGAAGCCGGGTGGGATGAGAGGCTGCTCGCCCTGGAGTTCGAATCCCTGGTCGAGACCGACTTCGATCTCTCCCTCACAGGCTTCGAGATTGCCGAGATCGACCGCCTCCTTCTTGACGGCGATGAGCCGGAACCGGATGTCGACTCCCTGCCGGCAGGAGAACCGGGCGCAAGGATCGTCACCTATGTGGGCGACCTGTGGCGGCTCGGTAAGCATCGCCTGCTCTGCGGCAATGCGTTGCAAGCCAAGGACTATGCCCGCCTCATGGACGGAGACCTGGCCGATGCGTGCTTTACCGATCCACCTTACAACGTTCCGGTCCAAGGGCATGTCTCCGGCCTGGGGAAGGCCCGGCACCGTGAGTTCGCCATGGCCTCGGGAGAGCTCTCGGAAGCCGAGTTCACCAACTTCCTCGCTGCCACTCTCGGTCTGATCAAGCAGCGCTGCCGTCGCGGTGCCGTTCTCTATGTCTGCATGGACTGGCGCCATCAATACCCGCTGGTGGCGGCAGCACGTCAGACGGAGCTTGTGCCCGTGAACCTCTGCGTCTGGGTCAAGTCGAACGGCGGCATGGGCTCGTTCTACCGCTCCCGGCACGAGCTGGTGTTCGTCTACAGGAACGGCGCTGACCCCCACACCAACACTATCCAGCTCGGCAAGCACGGGCGTTATCGCACCAATGTCTGGGAGTATGCCGGCGCCAATACCTTCCGGGCCGGTCGAGCGAACGATCTTGCCATGCATCCGACGGTAAAGCCGACCGCTCTGGTCAGCGATGCGATCCGCGACTGTACCCGACCCAACGATCTCGTCCTCGACCCCTTCGCCGGCAGTGGCACGACCGTCATCGCCGCCGAAATCACCGGGCGGCGCTGTGCCGCCATGGAGCTGGATCCGGCCTATGTGGACACCATCATCCGCCGCTGGGAGGCCCAGAGCGGGCAAGAGGCACGGCTCGTCACCACCAACCAGACCTTCGCCGAGGTCAGGGATCGCCGCCAATCCGAACACACCCTGGAAGCAAGCCATGGCGACTAG